In Pantoea agglomerans, the genomic stretch ATCGACACATAGTCGGCGCGGCCGATGCTGTTAAGGTGCGCATGCTGCGGGCCGACAGAGGGGAAATCGAGCCCGGCGGAGATGGAGTAGGACTCTTCGATCTGACCCTCTTCGGTCTGCATCATCGGCGACTTCATGCCGAAATAGATGCCGACGCGGCCATGCTTGAGCGGCGCGCCGTGCTCGCCGGACTCAATGCCGTGTCCGGCCGGTTCGACGCCGATGAGGCCGACGCTCTCATCATTGATAAAGTCGGCGAACATGCCAATGGCGTTGGAGCCGCCGCCGACGCAGGCGATAACCGCATCCGGCAGGCGACCCTCTTTCTCCAGAATCTGCGCTTTGGTCTCTTCGCCGATCATACGCTGGAACTCCCGCACGATGGTCGGGAAGGGGTGCGGACCGGCGGCGGTGCCGAGCATATAGTGCGCGGTTTCATAGCTGCCGGACCAGTCGCGCAGCGCCTCGTTGCAGGCATCCTTCAGGGTGGCGGAGCCGCTGTGCACCGGGATCACCTCTGCGCCCATCAGACGCATGCGGAAGACGTTGGGCGACTGACGCTCCACATCTTTTGCGCCCATATAGATGCGGCACTTCATACCGAGCAGCGCACACGCCAGCGCCGAGGCGACGCCGTGCTGTCCCGCGCCGGTCTCGGCGATAATTTCGTTTTTACCCATGCGTTTCGCCAGCAGCGCCTGGCCCAGCACCTGGTTGGTTTTGTGCGCGCCGCCGTGCAGCAGATCTTCGCGCTTCAGGTAGAGGCGCGTTTTGGTGCCTTTGGTCAGGTTGCTGCAGAGGGTCAGCGCCGTCGGGCGGCCCGCATAGTTTTTCAGCAGGTCGGTGAATTCCGCCTGAAATGCCGGATCTTTCTGCGCCTCGACAAAAGCCGCTTCCAGCTGCTGCAGCGCCGGCATCAGGATTTGCGGCACATACATGCCGCCAAAGTCGCCAAAATAGGGGTTCAGTAAAGTCATGGTGATATCTTCCTTTTGGGCCCGCCGCAGCGGACCTGACAAATCAGTAGGCGCGCAGCGTGCGGAAAACCGCCGCGATTTTGCTGGCATCTTTAATGCCGGGCGCGCTTTCTACGCCGGAGTTGAAGTCGAGGCCCGCGCAGCCGAGGCGCGCCGCTTCGACGCAGTTATCCGCCCCCAGGCCGCCAGCAAGCAGCACATTACTTAACTCCTGGTCCTGCAGCAGCGACCAGTCAAAACGTTCGCCGCTGCCGCCGTTGCCGTTGTCAAAAACGTAGCGGTCGACGTGCGGCCAGTCCCGCGCGGGCAGCGCGCTTTGAATGCTCAGTGCTTTCCAGATGGCGACGGTGGCCGGAAGTGCGGCGCGCAGCTGCGCCACATAGTCGCGATCTTCGTCGCCGTGCAGCTGAACGGCGCTGAGCTGAAGGG encodes the following:
- the trpB gene encoding tryptophan synthase subunit beta; this encodes MTLLNPYFGDFGGMYVPQILMPALQQLEAAFVEAQKDPAFQAEFTDLLKNYAGRPTALTLCSNLTKGTKTRLYLKREDLLHGGAHKTNQVLGQALLAKRMGKNEIIAETGAGQHGVASALACALLGMKCRIYMGAKDVERQSPNVFRMRLMGAEVIPVHSGSATLKDACNEALRDWSGSYETAHYMLGTAAGPHPFPTIVREFQRMIGEETKAQILEKEGRLPDAVIACVGGGSNAIGMFADFINDESVGLIGVEPAGHGIESGEHGAPLKHGRVGIYFGMKSPMMQTEEGQIEESYSISAGLDFPSVGPQHAHLNSIGRADYVSITDNEALAAFKALCRAEGIIPALESSHALAHALKMIRENPEKEQLLVVNLSGRGDKDIFTVHDILTAQGEI